In Bifidobacterium scardovii JCM 12489 = DSM 13734, the genomic stretch AATGGGCGTGCGCCTGGGCGACGAGGTCGGCTATCAGGTGCGGTTCACCGACGAGAGCTCGCCGAAGACCCGGCTGCGCGTGGTCACCGACGGCATCCTGCTCGCGCAGATCCAGCGCGATCCGAAACTCAGCCAGTACGACACGATCGTCATCGACGAGGCGCACGAGCGCAGCCTCAACATCGATTTCCTGCTCGGCTACCTGACCGCGCTGCTCCCCCGCCGCCGCGACCTCAAGCTCGTGATCACGTCGGCGACGATCGACTCGGTGAAGTTCAAGGAGCACTTCGAGCATGCGCTCGGCACGAAGGTGCCGGTCATCGAGGTGTCGGGGCGCACCTATCCGGTGCAGGTCCTCTACGAGCCGCTCGGCACCGCGCCCGCGCTGATGCGCGCCGTGCCCGGCTTCGAGACCGGCGCGATGCCCGGCGAGGAGGCCTACGCGCAGCTGTCCGCGGCGCCCTCCGCTTCCGAGCGTGACCGCGGCGGCAACGGTTCCGGGCGCGGCGGCAACGGCCGCGACACGGATATGGACATGCCGACGGCGGTGGCGCGCGCCTGCGCCGAGCTGGTCATCCATTCGAGCCACGAGCGCGGGGCGCGCGACATCCTCGTGTTCGCCTCCGGCGAGCGCGACATCCACGAGTTCGAGAACGCGCTGCGCCACCACTACGGGCCGCGCGCCGAGGACATGCGCCGCCCCGACGCGATCGAGATCATGCCGCTGTTCGCCAGGCTGTCGTCCAAGGACCAGCACCGCGTGTTCGAGGCGCATACGCACCAGCGCATCGTGATCGCGACCAACGTCGCCGAGACGTCGCTGACCGTGCCGGGCATCCGCTACGTGGTCGACCCCGGCACCGCCCGCATCTCCCGCTATTCGAAGACCGCGAAGGTGCAGCGCCTGCCGATCGAGCCGATCAGCCAGGCCAGCGCCGACCAGCGGTCCGGCCGATGCGGCCGCATCGCCGACGGCATCGCGATCCGCCTGTACTCACGCGAGGACTACGAGACGCGCCCGCGATTCACCGAGCCGGAGATCCTGCGCACCTCGCTCGGCGCCGTGGTGCTGCACATGCTGTCGGTCGGGGTCGCCCGCACCGCCGAGGACGTGACGAACTTCGGCTTCATCGACCCGCCCGACATGAAGGCCGTCTCGGACGGCTTCAACGAGCTGACCGAGCTGAAGGCCATCGCCCGCAAGCGCGGCGAGGTGGTGCTCACGCACACCGGCCGCCAGCTTGCGCGCATCCCGATCGACGTGCGGCTCGGCCGCATGGTGATCGAGGCCGCGAAGTCGACCACGCCCGACACGCTGGCCGCCGTGCTGGTGATCGTGGCGTTCCTGAGCCTGCAGGACCCGCGCGAGCGCCCCGACGAGGCGCGCGACGAGGCCGACCGCATCCACAACCGCTATGCGGACGAGTCCAGCGACTTCCTCACCGCCCTCAACATGTGGGACCGGATCTTCCAGGCGGACGGCGAGCCGAGCAACAACGCGCTGCGCCGCATCTGCAAGGCCGAATACTTCAGCTGGCTGCGCGTGCGCCAGTGGAAGGACCTGGTCGGCCAGCTGACGGACATGTGCCGCGAGCTGAAGTTCACCGTCGGCTCGCCCCAGCCGGCCTCCCGGCCCGGCCTGGAGATCCGCCAGCTGCCGATCAACCAGCAGGCCGCGCATTCCCTGTGCTGCTCGTGGGACGCGCAGGGCATCCACACCTCGATGCTCGCCGGCCTGCTGTCGATGATGGGCATGCAGATCGTGCGCGAGCCCAAGGCCTCCGATTTCGCGGGGCTGAAGGGCGCGGCGAAGGCCAAGGCGATGAAGCGCGCGCAGAAGATGGCGAAGAACGACTATCAGGGGGCGCGCGGCACCCGGTTCGCGCTGTTCCCCGCCTCCGCCGTGGCCAAGACGACGCCGAGCTGGGTGATGAGCACCGAATTGGTGGAGACGAGCCGCCTGTGGGCGCGCTATTCGGCGGCGATCGACCCGGCGTGGGCCGAGCCGCTGGCCGGCCAGCTCACGCGCACCACGTACGCGGAGCCGCATTGGTCGGGTTCGCGCGGTTCGGCGGTCGCCACCGCGAAGGTGCTGCTCTACGGCCTGCCGATCGTGGCCGACCGCACCGTGCAGTGGGGGCGCATCAACCCGATGGAGGCCCGCGACTTCCTGATCCGGCAGGGTCTGGTCGACGGCGACATCCAGCAGCGGTTCAGCTACGACGAGTTCGTCGGCCGCAACCGCGACATCCTCGACGATGCGGCCGAGGATGCGAGCCGCACCCGCCAGCTCTCCGGCACGGTGAGCGACGAGGATCTGTTCGACTTCTACCAGTCGGTGATCCCCAACGACGTGACGTCGGTGGCCGATCTGGCGAAGTGGTGGAAGCGCGAGCACGACGAGCATCCGCATCTGCTCGATTTCGACCCGGCCAAGGTCGAGCGTCTCGCCTCCAGCGAGTCGGTGAGCCTGAGCGACTACCCGGACCACTGGCATACGCTCGGCACCGACGGCCAGCCGATCGATCTGAAGCTGAGCTATGTGTACGACCCCCACGATCCGGCCGACGGCGTGACCGTGCACGTGCCGATCAAGGCGCTGTCGCGGCTCACCCCGGAGCAGTTCACCTGGAACGTGCCCGGTTTGCTCGACGAGCTGATCGTCGGGCTGATCAAGTCGTTGCCGAAGGCGCTGCGCGTGCAGTTCGTGCCCGCGCCGGACACCGCGCGCAAGATCCGCGCATGGATCGACGAGCGGTACCCGGATCTGCCCGGTTCGGGCGAGGCCGGGGCGCCGGCCCTGCCCCAGGCCGGCGGCGATGCCGACGCGCGCGACGCTGGCGGCACGGGCGACGCGCCCGCCGGCTCCGCCGCATGGCCTGACCTGCCGCATGTGTTCACGCAGGCCGCGATCCACACGGTCGGCGCGCAGATCCACCCCGAGGTGCTCACCGGCGACCTGTGGGAGAAGCTGGCGCCGTACCTGCGCGTCACCTTCTCGGTCGAACAGCAGCTGCCGCCTGCGCGCAACGCGCGCGGCCTGCGCCACGGCCGCGGTCCGGTCAAGGTGCTCGGCACCGGCAAATCGCTGGTGGCGCTGCAGCGGCGGTTCGCCGCGCAGGCTGAGGCGTCGGCGCGCCAGATGGTCAAAAAGCAGGCCGAGCAGGCCGCCGACCAGGGCAAGCTCGTCAAGCAGGCGAACCTGCTGCACAAGGCCGGCGCGACCACCGAGTCGCGTGCGGCGATGCTGTGGCGGGGCGCGCTTGACGCCCTGCGCCTGCCGTCCGAGCGCGTCTCCTCGCGCTGGCTCGGCACGGAGGCGCTGATGCTCGCCTCGGCCCCCTACAAGTCCACGAAGGACCTGGTTGAGGATCTGCAGCTGGCCGCGGTCAAGCGGCTGCTGCCCGCGGTCGACACGCTGCCGGACGACGACGCGCTGGCCGACGCCGTGCTGGGCGTCACGGAGGTGTTCGAGGACACGGTGTACCCGGTCGCGCACGACGTGATCGCGATCCTGCGGCGCTACGCCGAGGTGGACAAGGCGGTGAGCGGCAAGGCCGACCTGCCGATGCTGTCGGTGCTGCAGTCGGTGCGCGAGCACATCGCCACGCTGGTGTTCCCCGGATTCGTCGGCGCCGCTCCCCCGGACGCGCTGGCGAACATCGCCCGATACCTGCAGGCGGATCTCATGCGCCTGACCAAGGCGAAGGCCGACAAGAACCGCGACGTGCGATGGGCGTGGGAGGCCGACGAGGCCCGCACGCTGGTCGACAAGGCGATGGCCAAGGCCAAGGCGGAGCCGGCCGGCCCCCGCCACGAGACGCTGATGAAGCAGGCGACCGCCGCCCGCTGGATGCTCGAGGAATTCTACGTGTCCCTGTGGGCGCAGGAACTCGGCACCGCCAGGCCGGTGAGCCTGCAGCGCATCAAGAAGGCGCTGGCGTAGCGATGGCGAGGACGCAACGGCGCAAGCCGGCCAATCCGCGCGGCAGGGCGAACGCGAAATCCGCCGGGCGGGGCGTGTCCGGCGGCAAACGTCGCCCGGGCAAGCGCGACAAACGGCGCAATCGCAAGCATCCGCTCAGCCCGGCGCGCTGGTGGAAACGGGCCGGGCTGACGCAGCGCGTCGCGGCCGTGCTGGTCACCGTGGTGGCGGCCGCATGCGTGATCGCGCTGGTCGTGGGCACCGTGCGGGTCGTCCAGTGGCGGCGCGACGTGCAGGAGGCCGAGGCCCGTCAGCTGCAGCTGACGCAGCAATACGACTTCAATCCCGGCGACATCATCTCGGACGGCCAGTTCTTCAACGCCAACGCGATGAGCGAGGCCGAGGTCCAGTCGTTCCTCGACGAGCAGGGCGCGGCGTGCAGCGGTTCCCGGTGCCTGAAAACCATGACCTTCGACACCGAGGACCAGGCGGCGAACGAGTATTGCGCGGCGTACGAGGGCGCGAAAAAGGAGACCGCGGCCGCGATCATCGACAAGTCGGCGCGCGCGTGCGGCATCAGCCAGAAGGTGCTGCTCACCGTGATGCAGAAGGAGCAGCATCTGGTCACGGCCGTCGATCCGACGGATTTCCAGTACAAGGCCGCCATGGGGCTGAGCTGCCCGGACGACGCGAACTGCGATCCGGCCTATGCCGGCTTCTTCAGACAGGTGTACGGGGCGGCGCACCGCTACCAGTACTACGTGGCGCATGAGAGCGCCTACGGCTATCACGCCGACGCGCTGAACTACATCCAATACCACCCGGATGCCGGGTGCGGCGGCACCAACGTGTACATCGAGAACAAGGCGACCGCGCTGCTCTACATCTACACGTCCTACCAGCCGAACGACGCCTCGCTGGCGGCCGGATTCGGCGAGGGCGACTCATGCTCCAGCTACGGCAACCGCAACTTCGCCCTCATCTACACCAACTGGTTCGGCGCCGCGCGGCAATAGGGGCGGAAACGGCAGGAAGACGAAACCACGGTAAGGCTAGTATCCTGCGTCGTAAGTTCATGTACTATGTCTGGCTCCCCTCTTGGAGGCTGAGCCAGAATTACTCAACGAATTAACGGCGCGGGATACTAGGTGCCATCCGCGCCGTCGCAGCCCCGCCGCGCGGCCGGAGAACCGGCCGGGTGACGGGGCGCGGTTCACAGGTCGATCTTCGGGGAGGCGTCGAGCAGGGTACGCGTGTACTCGGCCTCGGGATGGTTGAGCACGCGGCCGGTCTCCCCGCTCTCCACGACGCGCCCGTGGCGCAGCACCGTGATCACGTCGGACACCTCCTGCACGATGCCCAGGTCATGGGTGATGAACAGGCACGCGAAACCGTGCTCGCGCTGCAGCCGGCGCAGCAGGTCGAGCACCTTGCGCTGCACGGTCACGTCCAGCGACGACGTCGGCTCGTCGGCGATGAGCAGCGACGGGTTGAGCGCCAGGGCGCGCGCGATGCCGACGCGCTGGCGCTGGCCGCCCGACAGCTGGTGCGGGAACCGGCCGGCCACATCGGCTGGCAGCTCCACCTGATCGAGCAGTTCGAGGACGCGCTTGCGCCGGTCCGTCTCGCTGAGCCCGCCCTGCACGAGCATCGGCTCGCCGATGCTCCATGCCACGGACTTGCGCGGGTTGAGCGCCGACCCGCTGTCCTGAAACACGTAGCCCATATGCTTCAGGATCTCGCGCTTGCGCCTGCCATGCGCCTTGGCGAGATCCTCCCCCTCGATGAGCACCGTGCCCGAGGTTGGCGCGAGCTGGCCGGAGATCACCTTGGCGATCGTGGTCTTGCCGGCTCCCGATTCGCCCACCAGCGCGCGGGTTCTGCCGGCCACCAGATCGAACGAGATGTCCTTGACGGCGAAGCTGCCGGCCTTGTACGACACGGCCACGTCGTTCACCTGCGCGATGCGCCTGCCGCCGCCGGGCGCGTCGCTTTCCGTGACGCGTTCGCCGCCGGCCGCGCGCTCGCCGTCTGCCGCATGCTCGTCGATGCGCAGGCGCGGCACGGCGTCGAGCAGCATCCGCGTGTAGTCGTCGGACGGGCGGCGGAACACCTGCGCGACGCTCCCCTGCTCGACGATCACGCCGTTGTGCATCACGTACACGTCCTGCGCGGCCTGCCACACCACGCCCATGTCGTGGGTGATGAGCAGCACGGCCAGATCGAGGTCGACCGCCAGCGAGGAGATCAGGGCGAGAATCGCCTTCTGCGTGGTCACGTCGAGCGCGGTGGTCGGCTCGTCGGCGATGAGCACCTTGGGCCGGTTGATGATCGCCATGGCGATCATCACGCGCTGCAGCTGGCCGCCCGACAGCTCATGCGGGTACGACGACCACACGCGCTCGGCGTCGTCGAGCCCGACCTCGCGCAGCTGTTCGAGCACCTTGGCCTTGCGCTCGGCGGCACTGAGCTGCTTCTGGTGGTATTTGAGCGATTCCGCGACCTGCATGCCGAGCGTGAACACCGGGTTGAACGCGGTGGACGGTTCCTGGAACACCGTGCCGATGTATTCGCCGCGGATGCGCTGCAGCGGCGCGTCGGCGGCCAGCAGATCGATGTCGCGGCCGGCGGCGTCCTTGCCGTCGCCGTTCGGGCCGGAGTCCGGCCCGTCATCCACAAGGGCGTCGTCGAGGTACGCGTGGCCCTTCACGCTGGCCACCGACGGGTCGAGCCGGGGCAGCGCCATCGCCGTCACCGACTTGCCGGAGCCGGATTCGCCGACCAGCGCGGTGATGCGCCCCGGAAACAGCCTGAGGCTGACGCCGTGG encodes the following:
- a CDS encoding hemagglutinin; amino-acid sequence: MARTQRRKPANPRGRANAKSAGRGVSGGKRRPGKRDKRRNRKHPLSPARWWKRAGLTQRVAAVLVTVVAAACVIALVVGTVRVVQWRRDVQEAEARQLQLTQQYDFNPGDIISDGQFFNANAMSEAEVQSFLDEQGAACSGSRCLKTMTFDTEDQAANEYCAAYEGAKKETAAAIIDKSARACGISQKVLLTVMQKEQHLVTAVDPTDFQYKAAMGLSCPDDANCDPAYAGFFRQVYGAAHRYQYYVAHESAYGYHADALNYIQYHPDAGCGGTNVYIENKATALLYIYTSYQPNDASLAAGFGEGDSCSSYGNRNFALIYTNWFGAARQ
- a CDS encoding DUF3418 domain-containing protein, with the protein product MRFDYPAELPVSAARDDIARAVRSSQVVIVSGQTGSGKTTQLPKILLELGRGTHGKQIVHTQPRRIAARTVAERIASEMGVRLGDEVGYQVRFTDESSPKTRLRVVTDGILLAQIQRDPKLSQYDTIVIDEAHERSLNIDFLLGYLTALLPRRRDLKLVITSATIDSVKFKEHFEHALGTKVPVIEVSGRTYPVQVLYEPLGTAPALMRAVPGFETGAMPGEEAYAQLSAAPSASERDRGGNGSGRGGNGRDTDMDMPTAVARACAELVIHSSHERGARDILVFASGERDIHEFENALRHHYGPRAEDMRRPDAIEIMPLFARLSSKDQHRVFEAHTHQRIVIATNVAETSLTVPGIRYVVDPGTARISRYSKTAKVQRLPIEPISQASADQRSGRCGRIADGIAIRLYSREDYETRPRFTEPEILRTSLGAVVLHMLSVGVARTAEDVTNFGFIDPPDMKAVSDGFNELTELKAIARKRGEVVLTHTGRQLARIPIDVRLGRMVIEAAKSTTPDTLAAVLVIVAFLSLQDPRERPDEARDEADRIHNRYADESSDFLTALNMWDRIFQADGEPSNNALRRICKAEYFSWLRVRQWKDLVGQLTDMCRELKFTVGSPQPASRPGLEIRQLPINQQAAHSLCCSWDAQGIHTSMLAGLLSMMGMQIVREPKASDFAGLKGAAKAKAMKRAQKMAKNDYQGARGTRFALFPASAVAKTTPSWVMSTELVETSRLWARYSAAIDPAWAEPLAGQLTRTTYAEPHWSGSRGSAVATAKVLLYGLPIVADRTVQWGRINPMEARDFLIRQGLVDGDIQQRFSYDEFVGRNRDILDDAAEDASRTRQLSGTVSDEDLFDFYQSVIPNDVTSVADLAKWWKREHDEHPHLLDFDPAKVERLASSESVSLSDYPDHWHTLGTDGQPIDLKLSYVYDPHDPADGVTVHVPIKALSRLTPEQFTWNVPGLLDELIVGLIKSLPKALRVQFVPAPDTARKIRAWIDERYPDLPGSGEAGAPALPQAGGDADARDAGGTGDAPAGSAAWPDLPHVFTQAAIHTVGAQIHPEVLTGDLWEKLAPYLRVTFSVEQQLPPARNARGLRHGRGPVKVLGTGKSLVALQRRFAAQAEASARQMVKKQAEQAADQGKLVKQANLLHKAGATTESRAAMLWRGALDALRLPSERVSSRWLGTEALMLASAPYKSTKDLVEDLQLAAVKRLLPAVDTLPDDDALADAVLGVTEVFEDTVYPVAHDVIAILRRYAEVDKAVSGKADLPMLSVLQSVREHIATLVFPGFVGAAPPDALANIARYLQADLMRLTKAKADKNRDVRWAWEADEARTLVDKAMAKAKAEPAGPRHETLMKQATAARWMLEEFYVSLWAQELGTARPVSLQRIKKALA
- a CDS encoding dipeptide ABC transporter ATP-binding protein; this encodes MSEPRAIVTVDGLAVSFDEREVTHGVSLRLFPGRITALVGESGSGKSVTAMALPRLDPSVASVKGHAYLDDALVDDGPDSGPNGDGKDAAGRDIDLLAADAPLQRIRGEYIGTVFQEPSTAFNPVFTLGMQVAESLKYHQKQLSAAERKAKVLEQLREVGLDDAERVWSSYPHELSGGQLQRVMIAMAIINRPKVLIADEPTTALDVTTQKAILALISSLAVDLDLAVLLITHDMGVVWQAAQDVYVMHNGVIVEQGSVAQVFRRPSDDYTRMLLDAVPRLRIDEHAADGERAAGGERVTESDAPGGGRRIAQVNDVAVSYKAGSFAVKDISFDLVAGRTRALVGESGAGKTTIAKVISGQLAPTSGTVLIEGEDLAKAHGRRKREILKHMGYVFQDSGSALNPRKSVAWSIGEPMLVQGGLSETDRRKRVLELLDQVELPADVAGRFPHQLSGGQRQRVGIARALALNPSLLIADEPTSSLDVTVQRKVLDLLRRLQREHGFACLFITHDLGIVQEVSDVITVLRHGRVVESGETGRVLNHPEAEYTRTLLDASPKIDL